The following proteins are co-located in the Lusitaniella coriacea LEGE 07157 genome:
- a CDS encoding acyl-CoA desaturase, protein MTQQLVAAQSEQKGTLSWPSVAFFGAFHALALLSPFFFSWSALGVTLFLHWLFGSIGICLGYHRLLTHRSLQVPKWLEYILATLGALALQGGPIFWVSGHRLHHAHTEDEAKDPYAASRGFWWSHMLWILFLRDQFFNYEIYKKSAPDLERDSYYRWLNRNFLWLQLPLGLLLYALGGWSFVIWGVFLRAVVLWHSTWLINSASHMRGYRTFDVPDGSRNLWWAALLTYGEGWHNNHHAHPRVAKAGLRWWEIDMTWWAIQVLRALGLAKKVVV, encoded by the coding sequence ATGACACAACAACTCGTTGCTGCACAGAGCGAGCAAAAAGGCACGCTCTCTTGGCCCAGTGTGGCGTTTTTCGGAGCCTTCCACGCCCTTGCCCTCCTAAGCCCCTTCTTCTTCTCCTGGTCTGCCCTCGGCGTAACCCTCTTCCTACACTGGCTTTTCGGTAGTATTGGGATTTGTTTGGGTTACCATCGCCTCCTCACCCATCGCAGTTTACAAGTCCCAAAATGGTTGGAATATATCCTTGCAACCCTCGGCGCGCTAGCCTTGCAAGGCGGGCCCATCTTCTGGGTTTCCGGACATCGCCTGCACCACGCCCATACCGAAGATGAAGCCAAAGACCCCTACGCCGCAAGTCGCGGGTTCTGGTGGAGTCATATGCTTTGGATATTGTTCCTCCGCGACCAATTTTTCAACTACGAAATCTATAAAAAGTCTGCACCGGATTTAGAACGCGATTCCTACTATCGCTGGCTCAACCGTAACTTTCTCTGGTTGCAACTGCCCTTGGGCTTATTGCTCTACGCTTTAGGGGGATGGTCTTTTGTCATTTGGGGCGTATTCTTACGCGCCGTCGTCCTGTGGCACAGTACTTGGTTAATCAACTCCGCCAGCCATATGCGCGGTTATCGCACCTTTGACGTTCCAGACGGTTCGCGCAACCTATGGTGGGCAGCCCTGTTAACCTATGGAGAAGGGTGGCACAACAACCATCACGCACATCCTCGCGTGGCAAAAGCCGGACTGCGTTGGTGGGAAATCGATATGACCTGGTGGGCAATCCAAGTGTTGCGTGCATTGGGTTTAGCAAAGAAAGTGGTCGTTTAA
- a CDS encoding WD40 repeat domain-containing protein encodes MTNPKNQNWCCVRTLIGHEESVSSIVFSPDSQKLVSGSWDGTVKSWNLKTEQEIHTLRQNDGKISDAIQGVVMSADSQFIASCSANGTIPSAIKIWDMATGRELHHLPGYSSESISIAITPDSQTLISGSDSYYEKPSLRLWNIKTGQELCILTQYVESIDDMTVSSDGEILASASGCDIKIFNLKTRQELYTLRNHQDVVYSVAISQDCKIFASSSMDETMKLWDLATGQEMWTIPIDTDCMIALSPDGQTVASCGRDERIRFWEVSTSQEICMLTEHSTEGLAVAFSPDGQMLATGGEDATIKIWHRE; translated from the coding sequence ATGACAAACCCTAAAAATCAAAATTGGTGTTGTGTTCGCACCCTCATTGGACATGAAGAAAGTGTTAGTTCGATCGTCTTTAGTCCAGACAGTCAAAAACTTGTCAGTGGAAGTTGGGATGGTACTGTTAAAAGCTGGAACTTAAAGACCGAACAGGAAATTCATACTTTAAGGCAAAATGATGGCAAAATTAGTGACGCTATTCAAGGCGTTGTAATGAGTGCTGATAGTCAGTTTATTGCGAGTTGCAGTGCTAACGGTACGATTCCCAGCGCCATAAAGATTTGGGACATGGCGACAGGTCGAGAACTGCACCATCTACCTGGATATTCAAGCGAATCGATTAGTATTGCTATTACTCCAGATAGCCAAACCCTTATTAGTGGAAGCGATTCGTATTATGAAAAACCCTCACTCAGGTTGTGGAATATCAAAACGGGGCAAGAACTCTGCATTTTGACTCAATATGTTGAGAGTATTGATGATATGACTGTTAGTTCGGATGGAGAAATTTTAGCAAGTGCTTCTGGATGTGATATCAAAATCTTTAATTTGAAAACGAGACAGGAACTTTATACCTTAAGAAATCACCAAGATGTCGTTTATTCTGTTGCCATTAGCCAAGATTGCAAAATTTTTGCCAGCAGTAGCATGGACGAGACGATGAAACTTTGGGATTTAGCAACAGGACAGGAAATGTGGACGATTCCCATTGATACGGATTGTATGATTGCTTTGAGTCCAGATGGTCAGACTGTTGCTAGTTGTGGGCGAGATGAACGAATCAGATTTTGGGAAGTCAGTACGAGTCAAGAAATTTGTATGCTCACAGAACATTCGACAGAAGGATTGGCAGTTGCTTTCAGTCCAGATGGTCAAATGCTGGCAACTGGGGGTGAAGACGCGACGATTAAGATTTGGCATCGGGAGTGA